A window of Chaetodon auriga isolate fChaAug3 chromosome 2, fChaAug3.hap1, whole genome shotgun sequence contains these coding sequences:
- the aggf1 gene encoding angiogenic factor with G patch and FHA domains 1 isoform X2 gives MLTPAGELMENEDGEKDTESEEAELRLKAESLKQELQECRAELAKLQKQLNQSERARRSTESYNEDLRKQVDQLSAEIHERKKREKDRVDSETQTEEYVWTETDYYNYYYGGYNQNPEAADAQEGLNAAAVDAADGSEAAEGSTPNEAAAHDVSAQPVTSVAATTEEGDGGTIADMLRATAEEAMTQTGFVFDETTGMYYDHSTGFYYDSASQLYYDANTGIYYYYDADSGRYQFHSRIEVPAAQTAAEPNQDKSAGEKKGRKFKKGSKKTSNQDDKELIFDEVKLEEEEVEWVETQTTKRTTDSRKLKRRCRSPDVAPRRKDSSKHREENDRSLSKRKKQKNGSHCDDKGRSEKKRKKSKSKKKKKKKSPAQSDDSEGNSEPEEGEITESEGDEWESTPSFSSSSSSPSSESAESEMETQSQEVKDIWPPCVRVTVVRSPVLQVGTLFIITADSPATIGREKDMDHAIRIPEMGVSKFHAEVYFDQDQQSYVLVDQGSQNGTVINGNRILQPKTKCEPHTLMHGDEVKMGETVLSFHIHSGTDTCDGCEPGQVMAHLSKHRREETTGPGPALTKEDKEAQRQKELKQMKAKYGLQSSEYEEAKALKNLKYKDRAESRRQTVGSEGVFQRDDAPASVHQEISEVNKGRKMLEKMGWKKGDGLGKEGTGMKAPIELKIRKSQVGLGAGAAMSLDSVSMTRSKSQKNWEKARERFADSCQPDGLSPKTQKNTSPKSWVRAEEADTTDTQPSA, from the exons ATGTTAACACCTGCAGGTGAACTAATGGAGAACGAAGATGGAGAAAAGGACACGGAGTCAGAAGAGGCTGAGCTCCGTCTGAAAGCGGAGTCGTTGAAGCAGGAACTGCAGGAGTGCAGAGCCGAGCTGGCAAAGTTACAGAAACAATTGAACCAGTCCGAAAGAGCGCGGAGGAGCACAGAGAGCTACAACGAGGACCTGAGGAAACAG GTTGACCAGCTGAGCGCAGAGATTCATGAAcggaagaaaagggaaaaggacaGAGTCGACAGTGAAACTCAGACTGAAGAATATGTGTGGACAGAAACTG ATTATTACAACTACTACTATGGAGGCTACAATCAAAACCCAGAGGCTGCAGATGCTCAGGAAGGCCTGAACGCAGCAGCAGTGGATGCAGCCGATGGCAGCGAGGCAGCAGAGGGTTCAACACCAAATGAAGCAGCAGCCCACGATGTGTCTGCTCAGCCTGTCACCAGTGTTGCAGCCACAACAGAg GAAGGTGATGGAGGAACTATAGCTGATATGCTGAGGGCCACTGCTGAAGAGGCTATGACTCAGACCGGGTTTGTCTTTGATGAGACCACGGGGATGTACTATGACCACAGCACAGGCTTCTACTACGACTCG GCCAGTCAGTTGTACTATGATGCCAACACAGGCATTTACTACTACTATGATGCAGACAGTGGACGATACCAGTTTCATTCCAGGATTGAGGTGCCTGCtgcacaaactgctgcagagccTAACCAAGACAAGAGCGCTGGTGAAAAGAAGGGCAGAAAGTTTAAGAAAGGGTCCAAGAAAACCTCAAATCAGGACGATAAG GAACTCATATTTGATGAGGTAAAgttggaagaagaagaagttgaaTGGGTGGAAACGCAAACAACTAAGAGGACCACAGACTCACGAAAACTGAAGCGAAGGTGTCGCAGTCCAGATGTGGCTCCACGTAGAAAAGACTCTTCAAAACACCgggaggaaaatgacagatctttgtcaaagaggaagaagcagaaaaacGGCTCACACTGTGATGATAAGGGTAGatcagagaagaaaaggaagaagtccaagtcaaaaaagaaaaagaagaaaaagagccCAGCTCAAAGCGATGACTCGGAGGGGAACAGCGAACCAGAAGAGGGTGAGATCACAGAGTCGGAGGGGGACGAGTGGGAGTCCACACCCTCGTTCTCTTCATCATCCAGCTCCCCCTCCAGTGAAAGTGCAGAGTCAGAAATGGAGACTCAGAGTCAGGAAG tCAAAGACATTTGGCCGCCCTGTGTCAGAGTGACAGTGGTCAGATCTCCAGTGCTGCAGGTCGGCACTCTGTTCATCATCACAGCCGACTCTCCAGCCACCATTGGCAG AGAGAAAGATATGGACCATGCAATCCGAATACCAGAAATGGGAGTCAGCAAG TTCCACGCAGAGGTGTACTTTGACCAGGATCAGCAGAGCTATGTGCTGGTGGACCAGGGAAGCCAGAACGGAACAGTCATCAATGGCAACAGGATCTTACAG CCCAAAACCAAGTGTGAGCCGCATACACTGATGCATGGTGATGAGGTGAAGATGGGAGAGACCGTGCTGTCCTTCCACATCCACTCGGGGACTGATACCTGTGATGGCTGTGAGCCTGGTCAGGTGATGGCGCACCTCAGCAAgcacaggagggaggagacgaCAG GCCCAGGCCCTGCTCTCACCAAAGAGGACAAAGAAGCACAGCGACAAAAGGAGCTAAAGCAGATGAAGGCCAAATACGGTCTGCAG AGCAGTGAGTATGAGGAGGCCAAAGCCCTGAAGAACCTCAAATACAAGGACCGAGCAGAGTCTCGACGGCAGACGGTGGGCAGCGAGGGTGTTTTCCAAAGAGATGATGCACCTGCCTCTGTTCACCA GGAGATCAGTGAAGTGAATAAAGGACGGAAAATGCTGGAAAAGATGGGCTGGAAGAAAGGAGACGGACTGGGCAAAGAAGGAACTGGAATGAAAGCCCCA atcGAACTAAAAATCAGAAAGTCCCAGGTGGGTTTGGGGGCCGGTGCTGCCATGTCTCTGGACAGCGTCTCTATGACCAGATCAAAGTCCCAGAAGAACTGGGAGAAAGCACGCGAGAGATTCGCTGATTCATGCCAGCCTGACGGGCTGtcaccaaaaacacagaagaacacGTCACCCAAATCCTGGGTGAGAGCAGAAGAGGCTGACACGACAGACACACAA CCTTCAGCATGA
- the aggf1 gene encoding angiogenic factor with G patch and FHA domains 1 isoform X1, whose translation MLTPAGELMENEDGEKDTESEEAELRLKAESLKQELQECRAELAKLQKQLNQSERARRSTESYNEDLRKQVDQLSAEIHERKKREKDRVDSETQTEEYVWTETDYYNYYYGGYNQNPEAADAQEGLNAAAVDAADGSEAAEGSTPNEAAAHDVSAQPVTSVAATTEEGDGGTIADMLRATAEEAMTQTGFVFDETTGMYYDHSTGFYYDSASQLYYDANTGIYYYYDADSGRYQFHSRIEVPAAQTAAEPNQDKSAGEKKGRKFKKGSKKTSNQDDKELIFDEVKLEEEEVEWVETQTTKRTTDSRKLKRRCRSPDVAPRRKDSSKHREENDRSLSKRKKQKNGSHCDDKGRSEKKRKKSKSKKKKKKKSPAQSDDSEGNSEPEEGEITESEGDEWESTPSFSSSSSSPSSESAESEMETQSQEVKDIWPPCVRVTVVRSPVLQVGTLFIITADSPATIGREKDMDHAIRIPEMGVSKFHAEVYFDQDQQSYVLVDQGSQNGTVINGNRILQPKTKCEPHTLMHGDEVKMGETVLSFHIHSGTDTCDGCEPGQVMAHLSKHRREETTGPGPALTKEDKEAQRQKELKQMKAKYGLQSSEYEEAKALKNLKYKDRAESRRQTVGSEGVFQRDDAPASVHQEISEVNKGRKMLEKMGWKKGDGLGKEGTGMKAPIELKIRKSQVGLGAGAAMSLDSVSMTRSKSQKNWEKARERFADSCQPDGLSPKTQKNTSPKSWVRAEEADTTDTQVGCDRDGQS comes from the exons ATGTTAACACCTGCAGGTGAACTAATGGAGAACGAAGATGGAGAAAAGGACACGGAGTCAGAAGAGGCTGAGCTCCGTCTGAAAGCGGAGTCGTTGAAGCAGGAACTGCAGGAGTGCAGAGCCGAGCTGGCAAAGTTACAGAAACAATTGAACCAGTCCGAAAGAGCGCGGAGGAGCACAGAGAGCTACAACGAGGACCTGAGGAAACAG GTTGACCAGCTGAGCGCAGAGATTCATGAAcggaagaaaagggaaaaggacaGAGTCGACAGTGAAACTCAGACTGAAGAATATGTGTGGACAGAAACTG ATTATTACAACTACTACTATGGAGGCTACAATCAAAACCCAGAGGCTGCAGATGCTCAGGAAGGCCTGAACGCAGCAGCAGTGGATGCAGCCGATGGCAGCGAGGCAGCAGAGGGTTCAACACCAAATGAAGCAGCAGCCCACGATGTGTCTGCTCAGCCTGTCACCAGTGTTGCAGCCACAACAGAg GAAGGTGATGGAGGAACTATAGCTGATATGCTGAGGGCCACTGCTGAAGAGGCTATGACTCAGACCGGGTTTGTCTTTGATGAGACCACGGGGATGTACTATGACCACAGCACAGGCTTCTACTACGACTCG GCCAGTCAGTTGTACTATGATGCCAACACAGGCATTTACTACTACTATGATGCAGACAGTGGACGATACCAGTTTCATTCCAGGATTGAGGTGCCTGCtgcacaaactgctgcagagccTAACCAAGACAAGAGCGCTGGTGAAAAGAAGGGCAGAAAGTTTAAGAAAGGGTCCAAGAAAACCTCAAATCAGGACGATAAG GAACTCATATTTGATGAGGTAAAgttggaagaagaagaagttgaaTGGGTGGAAACGCAAACAACTAAGAGGACCACAGACTCACGAAAACTGAAGCGAAGGTGTCGCAGTCCAGATGTGGCTCCACGTAGAAAAGACTCTTCAAAACACCgggaggaaaatgacagatctttgtcaaagaggaagaagcagaaaaacGGCTCACACTGTGATGATAAGGGTAGatcagagaagaaaaggaagaagtccaagtcaaaaaagaaaaagaagaaaaagagccCAGCTCAAAGCGATGACTCGGAGGGGAACAGCGAACCAGAAGAGGGTGAGATCACAGAGTCGGAGGGGGACGAGTGGGAGTCCACACCCTCGTTCTCTTCATCATCCAGCTCCCCCTCCAGTGAAAGTGCAGAGTCAGAAATGGAGACTCAGAGTCAGGAAG tCAAAGACATTTGGCCGCCCTGTGTCAGAGTGACAGTGGTCAGATCTCCAGTGCTGCAGGTCGGCACTCTGTTCATCATCACAGCCGACTCTCCAGCCACCATTGGCAG AGAGAAAGATATGGACCATGCAATCCGAATACCAGAAATGGGAGTCAGCAAG TTCCACGCAGAGGTGTACTTTGACCAGGATCAGCAGAGCTATGTGCTGGTGGACCAGGGAAGCCAGAACGGAACAGTCATCAATGGCAACAGGATCTTACAG CCCAAAACCAAGTGTGAGCCGCATACACTGATGCATGGTGATGAGGTGAAGATGGGAGAGACCGTGCTGTCCTTCCACATCCACTCGGGGACTGATACCTGTGATGGCTGTGAGCCTGGTCAGGTGATGGCGCACCTCAGCAAgcacaggagggaggagacgaCAG GCCCAGGCCCTGCTCTCACCAAAGAGGACAAAGAAGCACAGCGACAAAAGGAGCTAAAGCAGATGAAGGCCAAATACGGTCTGCAG AGCAGTGAGTATGAGGAGGCCAAAGCCCTGAAGAACCTCAAATACAAGGACCGAGCAGAGTCTCGACGGCAGACGGTGGGCAGCGAGGGTGTTTTCCAAAGAGATGATGCACCTGCCTCTGTTCACCA GGAGATCAGTGAAGTGAATAAAGGACGGAAAATGCTGGAAAAGATGGGCTGGAAGAAAGGAGACGGACTGGGCAAAGAAGGAACTGGAATGAAAGCCCCA atcGAACTAAAAATCAGAAAGTCCCAGGTGGGTTTGGGGGCCGGTGCTGCCATGTCTCTGGACAGCGTCTCTATGACCAGATCAAAGTCCCAGAAGAACTGGGAGAAAGCACGCGAGAGATTCGCTGATTCATGCCAGCCTGACGGGCTGtcaccaaaaacacagaagaacacGTCACCCAAATCCTGGGTGAGAGCAGAAGAGGCTGACACGACAGACACACAAGTGGGTTGCGATAGAGACGGACAAAGTTAG
- the aggf1 gene encoding angiogenic factor with G patch and FHA domains 1 isoform X3 gives MENEDGEKDTESEEAELRLKAESLKQELQECRAELAKLQKQLNQSERARRSTESYNEDLRKQVDQLSAEIHERKKREKDRVDSETQTEEYVWTETDYYNYYYGGYNQNPEAADAQEGLNAAAVDAADGSEAAEGSTPNEAAAHDVSAQPVTSVAATTEEGDGGTIADMLRATAEEAMTQTGFVFDETTGMYYDHSTGFYYDSASQLYYDANTGIYYYYDADSGRYQFHSRIEVPAAQTAAEPNQDKSAGEKKGRKFKKGSKKTSNQDDKELIFDEVKLEEEEVEWVETQTTKRTTDSRKLKRRCRSPDVAPRRKDSSKHREENDRSLSKRKKQKNGSHCDDKGRSEKKRKKSKSKKKKKKKSPAQSDDSEGNSEPEEGEITESEGDEWESTPSFSSSSSSPSSESAESEMETQSQEVKDIWPPCVRVTVVRSPVLQVGTLFIITADSPATIGREKDMDHAIRIPEMGVSKFHAEVYFDQDQQSYVLVDQGSQNGTVINGNRILQPKTKCEPHTLMHGDEVKMGETVLSFHIHSGTDTCDGCEPGQVMAHLSKHRREETTGPGPALTKEDKEAQRQKELKQMKAKYGLQSSEYEEAKALKNLKYKDRAESRRQTVGSEGVFQRDDAPASVHQEISEVNKGRKMLEKMGWKKGDGLGKEGTGMKAPIELKIRKSQVGLGAGAAMSLDSVSMTRSKSQKNWEKARERFADSCQPDGLSPKTQKNTSPKSWVRAEEADTTDTQVGCDRDGQS, from the exons ATGGAGAACGAAGATGGAGAAAAGGACACGGAGTCAGAAGAGGCTGAGCTCCGTCTGAAAGCGGAGTCGTTGAAGCAGGAACTGCAGGAGTGCAGAGCCGAGCTGGCAAAGTTACAGAAACAATTGAACCAGTCCGAAAGAGCGCGGAGGAGCACAGAGAGCTACAACGAGGACCTGAGGAAACAG GTTGACCAGCTGAGCGCAGAGATTCATGAAcggaagaaaagggaaaaggacaGAGTCGACAGTGAAACTCAGACTGAAGAATATGTGTGGACAGAAACTG ATTATTACAACTACTACTATGGAGGCTACAATCAAAACCCAGAGGCTGCAGATGCTCAGGAAGGCCTGAACGCAGCAGCAGTGGATGCAGCCGATGGCAGCGAGGCAGCAGAGGGTTCAACACCAAATGAAGCAGCAGCCCACGATGTGTCTGCTCAGCCTGTCACCAGTGTTGCAGCCACAACAGAg GAAGGTGATGGAGGAACTATAGCTGATATGCTGAGGGCCACTGCTGAAGAGGCTATGACTCAGACCGGGTTTGTCTTTGATGAGACCACGGGGATGTACTATGACCACAGCACAGGCTTCTACTACGACTCG GCCAGTCAGTTGTACTATGATGCCAACACAGGCATTTACTACTACTATGATGCAGACAGTGGACGATACCAGTTTCATTCCAGGATTGAGGTGCCTGCtgcacaaactgctgcagagccTAACCAAGACAAGAGCGCTGGTGAAAAGAAGGGCAGAAAGTTTAAGAAAGGGTCCAAGAAAACCTCAAATCAGGACGATAAG GAACTCATATTTGATGAGGTAAAgttggaagaagaagaagttgaaTGGGTGGAAACGCAAACAACTAAGAGGACCACAGACTCACGAAAACTGAAGCGAAGGTGTCGCAGTCCAGATGTGGCTCCACGTAGAAAAGACTCTTCAAAACACCgggaggaaaatgacagatctttgtcaaagaggaagaagcagaaaaacGGCTCACACTGTGATGATAAGGGTAGatcagagaagaaaaggaagaagtccaagtcaaaaaagaaaaagaagaaaaagagccCAGCTCAAAGCGATGACTCGGAGGGGAACAGCGAACCAGAAGAGGGTGAGATCACAGAGTCGGAGGGGGACGAGTGGGAGTCCACACCCTCGTTCTCTTCATCATCCAGCTCCCCCTCCAGTGAAAGTGCAGAGTCAGAAATGGAGACTCAGAGTCAGGAAG tCAAAGACATTTGGCCGCCCTGTGTCAGAGTGACAGTGGTCAGATCTCCAGTGCTGCAGGTCGGCACTCTGTTCATCATCACAGCCGACTCTCCAGCCACCATTGGCAG AGAGAAAGATATGGACCATGCAATCCGAATACCAGAAATGGGAGTCAGCAAG TTCCACGCAGAGGTGTACTTTGACCAGGATCAGCAGAGCTATGTGCTGGTGGACCAGGGAAGCCAGAACGGAACAGTCATCAATGGCAACAGGATCTTACAG CCCAAAACCAAGTGTGAGCCGCATACACTGATGCATGGTGATGAGGTGAAGATGGGAGAGACCGTGCTGTCCTTCCACATCCACTCGGGGACTGATACCTGTGATGGCTGTGAGCCTGGTCAGGTGATGGCGCACCTCAGCAAgcacaggagggaggagacgaCAG GCCCAGGCCCTGCTCTCACCAAAGAGGACAAAGAAGCACAGCGACAAAAGGAGCTAAAGCAGATGAAGGCCAAATACGGTCTGCAG AGCAGTGAGTATGAGGAGGCCAAAGCCCTGAAGAACCTCAAATACAAGGACCGAGCAGAGTCTCGACGGCAGACGGTGGGCAGCGAGGGTGTTTTCCAAAGAGATGATGCACCTGCCTCTGTTCACCA GGAGATCAGTGAAGTGAATAAAGGACGGAAAATGCTGGAAAAGATGGGCTGGAAGAAAGGAGACGGACTGGGCAAAGAAGGAACTGGAATGAAAGCCCCA atcGAACTAAAAATCAGAAAGTCCCAGGTGGGTTTGGGGGCCGGTGCTGCCATGTCTCTGGACAGCGTCTCTATGACCAGATCAAAGTCCCAGAAGAACTGGGAGAAAGCACGCGAGAGATTCGCTGATTCATGCCAGCCTGACGGGCTGtcaccaaaaacacagaagaacacGTCACCCAAATCCTGGGTGAGAGCAGAAGAGGCTGACACGACAGACACACAAGTGGGTTGCGATAGAGACGGACAAAGTTAG
- the aggf1 gene encoding angiogenic factor with G patch and FHA domains 1 isoform X4, whose protein sequence is MENEDGEKDTESEEAELRLKAESLKQELQECRAELAKLQKQLNQSERARRSTESYNEDLRKQVDQLSAEIHERKKREKDRVDSETQTEEYVWTETDYYNYYYGGYNQNPEAADAQEGLNAAAVDAADGSEAAEGSTPNEAAAHDVSAQPVTSVAATTEEGDGGTIADMLRATAEEAMTQTGFVFDETTGMYYDHSTGFYYDSASQLYYDANTGIYYYYDADSGRYQFHSRIEVPAAQTAAEPNQDKSAGEKKGRKFKKGSKKTSNQDDKVQDVTNSLAKMKISSYWNTPSHRVKDIWPPCVRVTVVRSPVLQVGTLFIITADSPATIGREKDMDHAIRIPEMGVSKFHAEVYFDQDQQSYVLVDQGSQNGTVINGNRILQPKTKCEPHTLMHGDEVKMGETVLSFHIHSGTDTCDGCEPGQVMAHLSKHRREETTGPGPALTKEDKEAQRQKELKQMKAKYGLQSSEYEEAKALKNLKYKDRAESRRQTVGSEGVFQRDDAPASVHQEISEVNKGRKMLEKMGWKKGDGLGKEGTGMKAPIELKIRKSQVGLGAGAAMSLDSVSMTRSKSQKNWEKARERFADSCQPDGLSPKTQKNTSPKSWVRAEEADTTDTQVGCDRDGQS, encoded by the exons ATGGAGAACGAAGATGGAGAAAAGGACACGGAGTCAGAAGAGGCTGAGCTCCGTCTGAAAGCGGAGTCGTTGAAGCAGGAACTGCAGGAGTGCAGAGCCGAGCTGGCAAAGTTACAGAAACAATTGAACCAGTCCGAAAGAGCGCGGAGGAGCACAGAGAGCTACAACGAGGACCTGAGGAAACAG GTTGACCAGCTGAGCGCAGAGATTCATGAAcggaagaaaagggaaaaggacaGAGTCGACAGTGAAACTCAGACTGAAGAATATGTGTGGACAGAAACTG ATTATTACAACTACTACTATGGAGGCTACAATCAAAACCCAGAGGCTGCAGATGCTCAGGAAGGCCTGAACGCAGCAGCAGTGGATGCAGCCGATGGCAGCGAGGCAGCAGAGGGTTCAACACCAAATGAAGCAGCAGCCCACGATGTGTCTGCTCAGCCTGTCACCAGTGTTGCAGCCACAACAGAg GAAGGTGATGGAGGAACTATAGCTGATATGCTGAGGGCCACTGCTGAAGAGGCTATGACTCAGACCGGGTTTGTCTTTGATGAGACCACGGGGATGTACTATGACCACAGCACAGGCTTCTACTACGACTCG GCCAGTCAGTTGTACTATGATGCCAACACAGGCATTTACTACTACTATGATGCAGACAGTGGACGATACCAGTTTCATTCCAGGATTGAGGTGCCTGCtgcacaaactgctgcagagccTAACCAAGACAAGAGCGCTGGTGAAAAGAAGGGCAGAAAGTTTAAGAAAGGGTCCAAGAAAACCTCAAATCAGGACGATAAG GTGCAAGATGTGACTAACTCATTGGCTAAAATGAAGATTTCTTCTTACTGGAATACTCCTTCCCACAGAG tCAAAGACATTTGGCCGCCCTGTGTCAGAGTGACAGTGGTCAGATCTCCAGTGCTGCAGGTCGGCACTCTGTTCATCATCACAGCCGACTCTCCAGCCACCATTGGCAG AGAGAAAGATATGGACCATGCAATCCGAATACCAGAAATGGGAGTCAGCAAG TTCCACGCAGAGGTGTACTTTGACCAGGATCAGCAGAGCTATGTGCTGGTGGACCAGGGAAGCCAGAACGGAACAGTCATCAATGGCAACAGGATCTTACAG CCCAAAACCAAGTGTGAGCCGCATACACTGATGCATGGTGATGAGGTGAAGATGGGAGAGACCGTGCTGTCCTTCCACATCCACTCGGGGACTGATACCTGTGATGGCTGTGAGCCTGGTCAGGTGATGGCGCACCTCAGCAAgcacaggagggaggagacgaCAG GCCCAGGCCCTGCTCTCACCAAAGAGGACAAAGAAGCACAGCGACAAAAGGAGCTAAAGCAGATGAAGGCCAAATACGGTCTGCAG AGCAGTGAGTATGAGGAGGCCAAAGCCCTGAAGAACCTCAAATACAAGGACCGAGCAGAGTCTCGACGGCAGACGGTGGGCAGCGAGGGTGTTTTCCAAAGAGATGATGCACCTGCCTCTGTTCACCA GGAGATCAGTGAAGTGAATAAAGGACGGAAAATGCTGGAAAAGATGGGCTGGAAGAAAGGAGACGGACTGGGCAAAGAAGGAACTGGAATGAAAGCCCCA atcGAACTAAAAATCAGAAAGTCCCAGGTGGGTTTGGGGGCCGGTGCTGCCATGTCTCTGGACAGCGTCTCTATGACCAGATCAAAGTCCCAGAAGAACTGGGAGAAAGCACGCGAGAGATTCGCTGATTCATGCCAGCCTGACGGGCTGtcaccaaaaacacagaagaacacGTCACCCAAATCCTGGGTGAGAGCAGAAGAGGCTGACACGACAGACACACAAGTGGGTTGCGATAGAGACGGACAAAGTTAG